In a genomic window of Paracoccaceae bacterium:
- a CDS encoding GNAT family N-acyltransferase, which produces MKPTDPSRSPTLSEPTFSVALAKTDADRRAAQRLRYQVFVQELGGSGDMVDHAAGLEVDHFDVFCDHLLLTDISLDEVVGVYRVMRSDQAAAAGQFYSASEYDLSVLLNSERNLLELGRSCLHPDYRGGMAMLYLWRGLAAYIQDHNIDVLFGVASFHGTDVSQLTAALSLLHHRHLAPSDLRVRARAEAFQPMDLIAPGDLDVRAAMLSVPALIKSYLRLGGFVGEGAFVDHAFNTTDVCLILDTARMNERQAKIYLGSGS; this is translated from the coding sequence ATGAAACCAACTGATCCTTCAAGGTCTCCAACGCTCTCTGAACCTACGTTTTCGGTGGCGCTTGCGAAGACCGACGCGGATCGGCGAGCGGCGCAACGTTTGCGGTATCAGGTTTTTGTGCAGGAACTCGGCGGCAGCGGTGACATGGTCGATCACGCAGCTGGCCTCGAAGTGGATCACTTCGATGTGTTTTGCGACCATCTGTTGCTGACGGATATCAGCCTCGACGAAGTCGTCGGTGTCTACCGGGTGATGCGATCCGATCAGGCCGCAGCAGCAGGGCAGTTCTATTCCGCCAGTGAGTACGACTTGTCGGTTTTGTTGAATTCTGAGCGCAACCTTTTGGAACTCGGGCGATCCTGTCTGCATCCGGACTACCGGGGCGGCATGGCGATGCTCTACCTCTGGCGCGGTCTCGCTGCGTATATTCAGGACCACAATATCGATGTTCTCTTTGGTGTCGCGAGTTTCCACGGGACCGATGTATCGCAGCTTACCGCGGCGCTGTCTTTGCTGCATCACCGTCACCTTGCGCCCTCGGATTTACGCGTCAGAGCGCGTGCAGAAGCCTTTCAACCAATGGATCTGATAGCCCCCGGTGATTTGGACGTGCGCGCAGCGATGCTGTCAGTGCCGGCGCTGATCAAGTCTTACCTCCGTTTGGGTGGTTTTGTAGGAGAGGGCGCGTTTGTTGATCATGCTTTTAATACTACAGACGTCTGCCTGATCCTTGACACGGCGCGCATGAATGAACGGCAGGCCAAAATCTATCTGGGTTCGGGATCGTGA
- a CDS encoding DUF3553 domain-containing protein has product MEDLNAILSPGMLVRHPDIPDWGTGQVQSNVNARVTVNFRDHGKVVIDSTRVALVPIFDD; this is encoded by the coding sequence ATGGAAGATTTGAATGCGATCCTGTCACCCGGTATGCTTGTGAGGCATCCGGACATTCCAGACTGGGGAACGGGGCAGGTGCAAAGCAACGTAAACGCACGTGTTACAGTGAATTTTCGGGACCATGGAAAGGTCGTCATTGATAGTACTCGCGTAGCTCTGGTCCCGATCTTTGATGATTGA
- a CDS encoding histidine phosphotransferase family protein encodes MGHSNINLGALIGSRICHDLISPIGAINNGLELLGMSGGTGGAEIDLIQESVGNASARIRFFRIAFGAAGEQMMGRAEVISILDDLMEGSRLDVAWGPLDPQPRTGVRLAFLALQCLEAAMPYGGRIEVSNDGQRWLLHGRADKLNLDEILWAVLATKEPPTDLRPAHVQFALLPIVAADENRRVTTEIAETDIKLSF; translated from the coding sequence TTGGGCCACAGCAACATTAATCTTGGCGCTTTGATCGGCAGTCGCATTTGTCATGATCTCATATCGCCGATTGGCGCGATCAACAATGGGCTGGAATTGCTCGGGATGTCTGGCGGCACGGGCGGAGCCGAAATAGATCTCATTCAGGAAAGCGTCGGGAACGCCAGTGCGCGCATCCGCTTTTTCCGAATTGCCTTCGGCGCGGCGGGCGAACAGATGATGGGGCGTGCCGAAGTGATTTCCATACTCGATGATCTGATGGAGGGGAGCCGATTGGACGTGGCTTGGGGCCCGCTTGATCCACAACCCCGCACGGGCGTCCGGTTGGCGTTTCTGGCCTTGCAATGCCTTGAGGCTGCCATGCCCTATGGAGGCCGTATCGAGGTCAGCAATGATGGCCAGCGGTGGCTTTTACATGGGCGCGCGGACAAGCTTAACCTCGATGAAATACTTTGGGCGGTGCTGGCGACCAAGGAACCGCCTACAGATTTGCGCCCGGCGCATGTTCAGTTTGCGCTTTTGCCGATTGTTGCAGCGGATGAAAACCGCCGCGTTACGACAGAAATCGCCGAAACAGATATCAAACTGAGTTTTTAA
- a CDS encoding glutamate-5-semialdehyde dehydrogenase: protein MKDFDSISDLMTDIGARAKSAAAVLGFASAERKHAALISAAEHVWSERAAILEANQKDLAYGREKGLSDAMMDRLALDEDRLRGIIDGLRAVAEQSDPVGEVIAEWTQPTGLHIKRVCTPLGVVGVIYESRPNVTVDAGALCLKAGNAVILRGGSESFHSSTALHACLVQGLRDANLPEDAIQLVPTRDRAAVSEMLTMTESIDVIVPRGGKGLVGLVQREARVPVFAHLEGIVHVYIDAEADPEKVLKVVLNAKTRRTGICGSAECLLIHKDIAHTIGRGVLMALMDAGVEVRADETLAAIEGTQKANDDDWGREYLDMIIAARVVEDLDGAMAHIRTHGSNHTDCILTENETTARRFMTELDSAILMHNASTQFADGGEFGMGAEIGIATGKMHARGPVGARQLTSFKYLVTGQGTVRA, encoded by the coding sequence ATGAAAGATTTTGACAGTATTTCTGATCTGATGACGGACATTGGCGCTCGCGCAAAATCAGCCGCCGCAGTTTTGGGATTTGCCAGTGCCGAGCGCAAACATGCAGCGCTGATATCCGCGGCGGAACATGTCTGGTCCGAACGTGCGGCCATTTTGGAAGCGAACCAGAAGGATCTCGCTTATGGGCGTGAAAAGGGCTTGTCGGACGCCATGATGGACCGTTTGGCGCTGGACGAAGATCGGCTGCGCGGGATCATTGATGGGTTGCGTGCGGTTGCGGAGCAATCAGATCCCGTAGGCGAGGTCATTGCCGAATGGACCCAGCCCACGGGCCTGCACATAAAACGCGTCTGCACGCCGTTGGGCGTTGTCGGGGTGATCTATGAAAGTCGTCCCAATGTGACTGTGGATGCCGGAGCCCTGTGTCTGAAGGCGGGCAACGCTGTTATCCTGCGCGGCGGTTCTGAGAGTTTTCATTCCTCCACGGCGTTGCATGCCTGCCTTGTACAGGGGTTGCGCGATGCAAACCTGCCCGAAGATGCTATTCAACTGGTGCCAACCCGCGACCGCGCAGCGGTCTCTGAGATGTTGACCATGACCGAAAGCATTGATGTGATCGTCCCTCGCGGCGGCAAAGGCTTGGTGGGGCTGGTGCAGCGCGAAGCACGTGTGCCGGTGTTTGCCCACCTTGAAGGGATCGTGCATGTTTACATTGATGCGGAAGCGGACCCGGAGAAGGTTCTGAAGGTGGTTTTGAATGCCAAAACGCGCCGCACCGGGATATGTGGTTCGGCTGAGTGTCTTTTGATCCATAAGGACATTGCCCATACAATCGGGCGCGGCGTGCTCATGGCTTTGATGGATGCAGGCGTCGAAGTGCGCGCCGATGAGACGCTGGCCGCTATTGAAGGCACACAAAAGGCAAACGACGATGACTGGGGGCGCGAATACCTCGATATGATCATCGCGGCGCGCGTGGTGGAAGATCTCGATGGGGCCATGGCGCATATCCGCACCCATGGTTCAAACCATACCGATTGCATCCTGACGGAAAACGAAACCACGGCACGTCGCTTCATGACAGAACTGGATTCGGCTATCCTGATGCATAATGCCTCCACCCAATTTGCGGATGGTGGCGAGTTTGGCATGGGTGCTGAGATTGGGATCGCGACGGGTAAAATGCACGCGCGCGGACCCGTGGGCGCACGCCAGTTAACGAGCTTCAAGTACCTTGTGACCGGGCAAGGGACCGTGCGCGCTTAA
- the proB gene encoding glutamate 5-kinase produces MASLTTARRIVVKIGSALLVDRANGHLRQDWLISLAADIAWLKSQDIAVVLVSSGSIALGRGVLKLPACDLPLEQSQAAAAVGQIRLARAYEEVLAPHQITTAQVLVTLEDSTDRRRYLNSRATLEQLLSLGVVPIVNENDTIATDEIRFGDNDRLAAQIAVTVGADQLILLSDVDGFYSANPTEDPDATRFSVIEKITGKIEAMAGDAGSGLSKGGMKTKLMAAKTATAAGCAMAITEGSPLNPLRQLEDGATATWFTADTDPQAARKRWIAAMKPRGVLTLDQGAVAALMSGKSLLPAGVAKVAGNFERGDPVAISDLSGHILGHGLSRYTAQEASTIKGRKSQDIEALLGYPGRAALIHRDDMAL; encoded by the coding sequence TTGGCGTCCCTGACGACAGCGCGCCGGATCGTCGTTAAAATCGGCTCAGCCTTGCTGGTAGACCGCGCAAACGGGCACTTGCGACAGGACTGGCTGATCTCACTGGCTGCCGATATTGCGTGGTTGAAATCTCAAGACATCGCTGTTGTCCTTGTGTCTTCAGGCTCAATTGCCTTGGGGCGCGGTGTGTTGAAACTCCCTGCGTGCGATCTGCCGCTGGAGCAATCACAGGCGGCGGCGGCTGTCGGCCAAATTCGATTGGCCCGCGCCTACGAAGAAGTTCTGGCGCCGCATCAGATCACCACAGCGCAGGTTCTGGTCACATTGGAAGACAGCACGGATCGGCGCAGATACCTCAACAGTCGTGCCACGCTCGAACAGCTGTTGTCGCTGGGTGTCGTGCCAATCGTGAATGAAAACGACACCATCGCGACGGATGAAATCCGCTTTGGCGATAATGACCGTCTTGCGGCCCAGATTGCCGTCACGGTGGGCGCAGATCAGTTGATCCTGCTCTCGGATGTGGACGGTTTCTATTCCGCCAATCCAACCGAAGATCCCGACGCGACCCGATTTAGCGTGATCGAGAAAATCACTGGCAAGATCGAGGCAATGGCAGGCGATGCCGGGTCAGGCCTGTCCAAAGGCGGTATGAAGACCAAATTGATGGCCGCTAAAACGGCAACTGCTGCGGGGTGTGCGATGGCAATTACCGAAGGATCGCCGCTTAACCCGTTGCGCCAGCTGGAAGACGGCGCGACAGCCACTTGGTTCACCGCCGATACGGACCCGCAAGCGGCCCGAAAACGTTGGATTGCGGCGATGAAGCCGCGCGGCGTCCTGACGTTGGATCAAGGCGCGGTTGCTGCGCTGATGTCCGGCAAAAGCCTACTCCCGGCCGGTGTTGCGAAAGTCGCGGGCAATTTTGAACGCGGTGATCCGGTGGCGATTTCGGATTTATCGGGTCATATTCTGGGCCATGGGTTGAGCAGATACACAGCGCAAGAGGCCAGTACCATCAAGGGGCGGAAATCCCAGGACATTGAAGCCTTGCTGGGCTATCCGGGTCGAGCGGCTTTAATCCACCGCGACGATATGGCACTTTAA
- the obgE gene encoding GTPase ObgE produces MKFLDLCKVYIRSGAGGGGCVSFRREKYIEYGGPDGGDGGTGGSVWAEVVEGLNTLIDFRYQQHFFAKNGIPGMGRQRTGADGDDIVLRVPVGTEILDEDQETVIADMTEVGQRVELARGGNGGFGNLHFKSATNQAPRRANPGQDGVERTLWLRLKLIADVGLLGLPNAGKSTFLAATSNARPKIADYPFTTLHPNLGVVGVDNTEFVVADIPGLIEGASEGRGLGDLFLGHVERCAVLLHLVDGTSETIAQDYQTIITELEAYGGDLAQKPRITVLNKIDALDDEERAAARKELEAAVGGSVMMMSGVAREGVTEVLRSLRGQIDDDRLRHRPAEEAEPWRP; encoded by the coding sequence ATGAAGTTTCTCGATCTGTGCAAAGTTTATATACGCTCCGGGGCGGGCGGAGGCGGTTGCGTCAGTTTCAGGCGTGAGAAATACATCGAATACGGCGGTCCGGATGGCGGAGACGGCGGGACAGGAGGGTCTGTCTGGGCGGAGGTTGTTGAAGGCCTCAATACGTTGATTGATTTTCGCTACCAGCAGCATTTCTTTGCCAAGAACGGCATTCCAGGCATGGGCCGCCAGCGCACAGGCGCCGATGGCGATGACATTGTTTTGCGCGTGCCCGTGGGCACCGAAATCCTCGATGAGGATCAGGAAACAGTCATCGCCGATATGACCGAAGTTGGTCAGCGCGTCGAACTGGCGCGTGGCGGCAATGGCGGCTTTGGCAACCTGCATTTCAAATCCGCAACCAATCAGGCACCGCGCCGCGCCAATCCCGGTCAGGACGGTGTGGAACGAACCCTGTGGTTGCGCCTGAAGCTGATTGCTGATGTCGGTCTGCTGGGCTTGCCAAATGCCGGTAAATCCACGTTTTTGGCGGCCACATCCAATGCACGGCCCAAAATTGCGGATTATCCGTTCACCACTTTGCATCCAAACCTTGGTGTGGTCGGGGTGGACAATACCGAGTTTGTGGTCGCCGACATACCCGGCCTGATCGAAGGCGCTTCCGAGGGGCGCGGTTTGGGAGATCTGTTTCTGGGGCATGTCGAGCGCTGTGCTGTGTTGTTGCATCTGGTGGATGGCACGTCCGAGACCATTGCGCAGGACTATCAGACCATCATCACAGAGCTGGAAGCCTACGGCGGTGATCTTGCCCAAAAGCCACGCATCACGGTGCTGAACAAGATAGACGCGCTTGATGATGAGGAACGCGCGGCCGCGAGAAAAGAGCTCGAGGCTGCTGTCGGCGGGTCGGTGATGATGATGTCCGGCGTAGCACGCGAGGGCGTTACCGAAGTTCTGCGCAGCTTGCGCGGTCAAATTGATGATGATCGTTTGCGCCATCGCCCCGCTGAGGAGGCAGAGCCTTGGCGTCCCTGA
- a CDS encoding GNAT family N-acetyltransferase — translation MEMKKIALQPMVETERFDLRPLRKSDRELIELYASDERVARMTTSIPHPVPSGMTDALINRALADARYEDIWAMDGTKSGGSEMMGLISLENMEREQTEVGYWVGPPYWNTGLASDAVQALVTANPLNNSTMFASVFQDNPASARVLTHCGFQYLGDAESYSVARDTTVPTWTYLRKL, via the coding sequence GTGGAAATGAAGAAAATAGCGCTTCAACCAATGGTCGAAACGGAACGTTTTGACCTGCGACCTTTGCGCAAATCGGATCGAGAACTGATCGAGCTATATGCCAGCGACGAACGTGTGGCGCGTATGACCACCTCGATTCCGCATCCGGTGCCGTCCGGCATGACGGACGCGCTCATCAACCGTGCCCTCGCGGACGCACGCTATGAGGACATCTGGGCCATGGATGGCACAAAGTCAGGCGGTTCCGAAATGATGGGTCTGATTTCGCTGGAAAATATGGAGCGGGAACAAACCGAAGTGGGCTACTGGGTGGGACCACCCTATTGGAACACAGGACTGGCCTCTGATGCGGTGCAGGCACTTGTCACGGCCAACCCGCTGAACAATAGCACGATGTTTGCCAGCGTCTTTCAGGACAACCCAGCCTCTGCGCGTGTATTGACACATTGCGGCTTCCAGTATCTAGGGGACGCCGAAAGCTACAGCGTTGCGCGCGATACAACCGTGCCCACCTGGACTTACTTGCGAAAACTATGA
- a CDS encoding LysE family translocator, whose protein sequence is MSVAIASFAVFAASQVGTPGPANMALMATGARYGFRAALPFVAGVALGKQLVIWPVGFGLMELAQRAPWVFEALKYVSAAYIIWLAWKVANMRLNAARGSSAAPGFAAGLIVHPLNPKAWAMIVGGFTAFVAPGTSTLEATASIAAVLLLCQIILHPIWTFAGDRIAKTVAGTALEPYLMWTLAALTVASVLFVLFGGGT, encoded by the coding sequence ATGAGTGTGGCCATCGCGTCCTTTGCAGTTTTTGCAGCCTCCCAGGTCGGCACACCGGGCCCGGCCAATATGGCGCTCATGGCAACGGGTGCACGCTATGGGTTTCGCGCGGCTCTGCCCTTCGTGGCGGGTGTCGCTCTAGGCAAGCAGCTGGTGATTTGGCCGGTTGGGTTTGGCCTTATGGAATTGGCGCAGCGTGCACCTTGGGTGTTTGAAGCTCTGAAGTATGTCTCTGCGGCCTATATCATCTGGTTGGCGTGGAAAGTTGCAAACATGCGTCTGAACGCGGCGCGCGGGTCCAGCGCGGCCCCTGGCTTTGCCGCCGGGCTGATCGTACATCCGCTGAACCCAAAGGCATGGGCCATGATCGTGGGCGGTTTTACGGCCTTTGTTGCGCCCGGCACATCCACTTTGGAAGCCACGGCAAGCATCGCGGCTGTCCTGCTTCTCTGCCAGATCATATTGCATCCGATCTGGACGTTCGCCGGTGACAGAATCGCGAAAACGGTCGCGGGAACCGCGCTGGAACCTTATCTGATGTGGACCCTGGCGGCGCTGACTGTCGCCTCGGTCCTTTTCGTACTGTTCGGAGGAGGGACATGA
- a CDS encoding GNAT family N-acetyltransferase — protein MAKGIQTDRLVLRRLRSADAARVAELIGNLSVSRWLTRVPFPYQIKDAQQFIDRHLENDDTLAITRSEEIIGCCAIDAELGYWLGQPYWGRGYMSEATLAIVERYFRKTRDDLHSGFILGNVGSEKILTKLGFTPTHTDEAVCSSLGRLVVLQKMTLTFDSWEARA, from the coding sequence ATGGCAAAAGGCATCCAGACAGACAGGCTCGTCCTGCGCCGGCTCCGCAGCGCGGATGCCGCGCGTGTCGCTGAGTTGATCGGGAACCTGTCGGTGTCGCGCTGGCTGACCCGGGTGCCGTTTCCCTATCAAATAAAGGACGCACAGCAATTTATTGATCGCCACCTTGAGAATGACGATACGTTGGCCATTACCCGGTCCGAGGAGATTATCGGGTGCTGCGCCATAGACGCGGAACTGGGGTATTGGTTGGGTCAGCCCTATTGGGGGCGCGGTTATATGTCCGAAGCGACGCTTGCGATTGTCGAACGGTATTTTCGCAAGACCCGCGATGATTTGCACTCCGGTTTCATATTGGGAAATGTCGGATCGGAGAAAATTTTGACCAAACTTGGCTTTACCCCGACGCATACGGACGAAGCCGTGTGCTCGTCGCTGGGTCGCCTTGTGGTTCTGCAAAAAATGACTCTGACGTTCGATAGTTGGGAGGCGCGTGCATGA
- the rpmA gene encoding 50S ribosomal protein L27 — protein sequence MAHKKAGGSSRNGRDSAGRRLGVKKYGGEAVIPGNIIVRQRGTKFWPAAGVGMGKDHTIFATVDGSVTFHKGLKNRTFISVLPVAEAAE from the coding sequence ATGGCACATAAAAAAGCAGGTGGTTCATCCCGGAACGGTCGCGACTCAGCGGGTCGTCGTCTTGGCGTGAAAAAATATGGCGGCGAAGCTGTCATCCCCGGCAACATCATCGTGCGTCAGCGCGGGACGAAATTCTGGCCGGCGGCCGGTGTTGGTATGGGCAAGGATCATACGATCTTTGCGACTGTTGATGGATCCGTGACGTTCCACAAGGGCCTCAAAAACCGCACATTCATTTCGGTTCTGCCGGTGGCGGAGGCCGCTGAATAA
- a CDS encoding 50S ribosomal protein L21, which produces MFAVLKTGGKQYKVQSGDTLRVEKLAADAGETIQFNDILMLGGDKIVVGAPFVKDAGVQAEVVDQIKGEKVINFVKRRRKHSSKRTKGHRQKLTLIKVTDILASGADKSGVKAAMGAGSVSATAVAAAAPKKAAPKKAEAKAETPKAKAEPKAAAGADDLKQLSGVGPALEKKLIEGGVTSFAQIAAWTDADVAAMDEKLSFKGRIEREGWIEQAKELAKG; this is translated from the coding sequence ATGTTTGCGGTCCTCAAGACCGGTGGCAAGCAGTACAAAGTTCAATCGGGCGATACGCTCCGTGTTGAAAAGCTGGCTGCTGACGCAGGTGAAACAATCCAATTCAATGATATCCTGATGCTGGGTGGCGACAAAATTGTTGTTGGCGCGCCTTTCGTCAAGGATGCCGGCGTACAAGCCGAAGTGGTCGATCAGATCAAAGGCGAAAAGGTCATAAATTTCGTGAAGCGCCGTCGGAAGCACTCTTCCAAGCGCACGAAAGGCCACCGCCAAAAGCTGACCTTGATCAAGGTCACAGACATTCTGGCGTCCGGCGCTGACAAATCCGGCGTAAAGGCAGCAATGGGCGCAGGTTCCGTATCTGCAACAGCTGTTGCTGCGGCCGCGCCCAAGAAAGCAGCGCCCAAAAAAGCCGAAGCGAAAGCTGAAACGCCAAAAGCAAAAGCAGAGCCAAAAGCTGCTGCCGGCGCGGATGATCTGAAACAGCTGTCAGGCGTGGGCCCGGCACTGGAGAAAAAACTGATCGAAGGCGGCGTAACCTCTTTCGCACAAATCGCAGCATGGACCGATGCGGATGTAGCTGCTATGGACGAGAAACTGTCGTTCAAAGGCCGGATCGAGCGTGAAGGCTGGATCGAACAGGCCAAAGAACTGGCCAAAGGCTAA
- a CDS encoding DUF2059 domain-containing protein, giving the protein MRRLAAACLIWLCATSVWADARLTVLMDALRLPDLVQIMRQEGLSDAEQINIDMLAGQGGAFWLGQVDGLYNPIAMQDMFFAGLRDGLDDGDLQVAVDFFDSARGQRIVNLEMAARQAMIDPDVRATASEAYDALQTTDDPHAEFVAQMVEANDALELNVAVTMSTSYQFYRGLSDGGFLRRPEADILADVWDSEPSLRAEAQDWLFAYFLLAYQPLAPEDRDAYLAFFESSSGQALNSALFTSFEAMFTDIAYGLGRAVALNAVGNDI; this is encoded by the coding sequence ATGCGCAGGCTTGCAGCCGCCTGTTTGATCTGGCTCTGTGCCACGTCGGTCTGGGCTGACGCGCGGCTGACGGTCCTCATGGATGCGTTGCGCCTGCCTGATCTGGTTCAGATCATGCGTCAGGAGGGGTTGAGCGACGCAGAGCAAATTAACATCGATATGCTGGCCGGGCAGGGCGGTGCCTTCTGGTTGGGTCAGGTAGATGGTCTGTACAATCCCATTGCGATGCAGGACATGTTTTTTGCCGGACTGCGTGACGGGCTTGACGACGGTGATCTGCAAGTGGCGGTCGATTTTTTCGACAGTGCGCGCGGCCAGAGGATCGTCAATTTGGAGATGGCCGCCCGACAAGCGATGATTGATCCGGATGTGCGTGCCACCGCCTCTGAGGCTTATGACGCGTTGCAGACGACTGATGATCCGCACGCAGAGTTCGTCGCTCAGATGGTTGAGGCCAATGATGCGCTGGAATTGAACGTCGCAGTCACGATGAGCACAAGCTATCAATTTTACCGCGGACTATCGGACGGCGGTTTTTTACGTCGTCCCGAAGCAGATATTCTTGCAGATGTCTGGGACTCTGAGCCCTCTTTGCGCGCCGAAGCACAGGATTGGCTGTTCGCCTATTTCCTGCTGGCTTATCAGCCTCTGGCACCAGAAGATCGGGATGCCTATCTTGCCTTCTTTGAAAGCTCTTCAGGGCAGGCGCTGAACAGCGCGCTTTTCACCAGTTTTGAAGCCATGTTCACCGATATTGCATACGGCCTCGGTCGCGCCGTCGCATTGAATGCGGTCGGCAACGATATCTGA
- a CDS encoding DUF2059 domain-containing protein, protein MTAVIRNCALVMMTAFMTVALTGGVRASNLDRLEAFMEVTGFDVALDSIRLSAETAPNMIGLQADDFGSEWTRLVEEVFDTDQMHSMAIDILSQTLDEDILNHAVDFYASDLGQRLVVAENASHLKDDDQLKTESGEAIVAGLLEIGSPRLEELKRMNNAIGSEDASIRAIQEVQVRFLMAAASAGIIELRMEEEDLRESLKSQEADIRLNMQRSALSGSAYTYQAFSDDEISAYADALENPKMQQVYELMNAVQFEIMANRYEAVAQRLQSLRPSQDL, encoded by the coding sequence ATGACAGCAGTGATCCGAAACTGCGCCCTTGTCATGATGACGGCGTTTATGACCGTTGCCCTGACAGGCGGGGTGCGCGCATCTAATCTGGATCGCCTCGAAGCGTTCATGGAGGTAACCGGGTTTGATGTTGCTTTGGACAGCATTCGTCTTTCCGCTGAAACAGCGCCTAATATGATCGGTCTGCAGGCGGATGATTTCGGCTCTGAATGGACCCGTTTGGTTGAAGAAGTCTTTGACACGGATCAGATGCATTCAATGGCAATCGATATCCTGTCGCAAACTTTGGACGAGGACATATTGAACCACGCTGTTGATTTTTACGCCTCTGACCTCGGGCAGCGCCTGGTAGTGGCCGAAAATGCGTCACATTTGAAGGATGACGACCAGCTCAAGACCGAAAGCGGCGAGGCAATTGTCGCGGGGTTGCTGGAAATTGGATCGCCTCGTCTGGAAGAACTCAAACGCATGAACAATGCCATTGGATCGGAGGATGCGTCCATCCGGGCCATTCAGGAAGTTCAGGTCCGCTTTTTGATGGCGGCAGCGTCTGCGGGGATTATTGAGCTGCGCATGGAGGAAGAAGACCTGCGCGAAAGCCTGAAATCCCAGGAAGCCGATATTCGCCTGAATATGCAACGATCGGCTCTGTCAGGATCTGCCTACACCTATCAGGCTTTCTCTGATGATGAAATTTCTGCATATGCTGATGCTTTGGAAAATCCGAAAATGCAACAGGTGTATGAGTTAATGAACGCCGTTCAGTTTGAAATCATGGCAAACAGATATGAAGCGGTCGCACAGCGCTTGCAATCTCTTCGACCCAGTCAAGACCTCTGA
- a CDS encoding tyrosine-type recombinase/integrase, which yields MDPIVTRPPFSPKWVKERLLAPGALGGLNVEAADAFLVLVNTGLRPSEVLSCPLEDFCLDQPIPYLRVAPHGRELKQHHTARDIPLLRVSLAAAQRFVTRGGIQRYCDKANGWSSLANKYLETNGLKETPAHVAYSLRHYVEDALLTAGIDDRVRADILGHKYKRPVYGAGGEFAFPTLDFRPLQK from the coding sequence GTGGATCCCATAGTCACGCGCCCGCCATTCTCGCCAAAGTGGGTGAAAGAACGGTTGTTGGCACCTGGCGCTCTGGGCGGGCTCAACGTCGAGGCTGCAGATGCGTTTCTTGTGCTCGTCAACACAGGGCTCAGGCCATCTGAGGTGCTGTCCTGCCCGCTGGAAGATTTCTGTCTAGATCAGCCTATTCCCTATTTGCGCGTGGCTCCGCATGGTCGGGAGCTCAAACAACATCACACGGCGCGCGACATCCCACTTTTAAGGGTCTCGCTTGCCGCGGCACAACGGTTCGTGACACGGGGCGGAATCCAGCGGTACTGCGACAAGGCAAATGGATGGTCGAGCCTGGCCAACAAGTACCTCGAGACGAATGGCTTGAAGGAAACACCCGCGCACGTGGCCTATAGTCTGCGGCACTATGTCGAGGATGCGCTGCTCACCGCTGGAATTGATGATCGCGTGCGCGCGGATATTCTAGGTCACAAGTACAAGCGGCCTGTTTATGGGGCTGGCGGTGAGTTCGCGTTTCCGACATTGGACTTTCGGCCTTTGCAAAAGTAG